One segment of Leptospirillum ferrooxidans C2-3 DNA contains the following:
- the purC gene encoding phosphoribosylaminoimidazolesuccinocarboxamide synthase, producing MSVGDKIYEGKAKILRETEDPLVVIQDFKDDATAFNALKKGTIRGKGKINCTLSTYFFSYLSRHGIPTHFLSQESEHVMKIKRLQMIPLEVVMRNIVAGSLAKRTGLPEGQPLPKPVLEWYYKRDDLGDPIVNRDHIRMMGLASDNVLRSVESLARRINDLLAAHLLEKGILLVDMKLEFGTDSKGVVLLGDEISGDTCRFWDSTTKEKMDKDRFRQDLGQVEEFYQEVFRRVTGHD from the coding sequence GTGTCCGTCGGGGATAAGATTTATGAAGGAAAAGCGAAAATATTGAGAGAAACGGAAGATCCCTTGGTCGTCATTCAGGATTTCAAGGACGATGCGACCGCATTCAACGCTTTGAAAAAAGGTACCATTCGGGGAAAAGGGAAGATCAACTGCACATTATCAACCTACTTTTTCTCCTATCTTTCAAGACATGGCATTCCGACTCATTTCCTCTCCCAGGAATCCGAACATGTCATGAAAATCAAAAGACTCCAAATGATTCCCCTTGAAGTGGTCATGAGGAATATCGTGGCCGGCTCCCTTGCCAAGAGGACGGGACTTCCGGAAGGTCAGCCCCTTCCCAAGCCTGTCCTGGAGTGGTATTACAAAAGGGATGATTTGGGAGATCCCATCGTCAACAGGGATCACATCCGCATGATGGGGCTCGCCTCCGATAATGTCCTTCGTTCCGTCGAAAGTCTTGCCCGAAGGATCAATGATCTTCTGGCGGCGCATCTCCTCGAAAAAGGGATCCTCCTTGTGGATATGAAGCTTGAATTCGGAACGGACTCCAAAGGTGTGGTGTTGCTGGGAGACGAGATCAGCGGGGATACCTGCCGGTTTTGGGATTCCACGACAAAGGAGAAGATGGACAAGGACCGCTTCAGGCAGGATTTGGGGCAGGTTGAGGAGTTTTATCAGGAAGTGTTCAGGAGAGTAACCGGCCATGACTAA
- the hpnR gene encoding hopanoid C-3 methylase HpnR — MKLLAVHPSSLMYTKIYLRLEPLGLELLAQAARKAGHEVYLIDLQVETHQDLYRVIDQWKPDAVAFSLNYLANVPEVVDLSKMAKSRRPESFVFVGGHSASFVAKDLLRHAEGAIDCVLKGEGEAAVVPLLLAAENDRSAVIKVPGVITEDGDGPPPLFVESLDDLRPARDLLRHRKKYFIGALDPCASIEFARGCPWDCSFCSAWTFYGRSYRTVSADRAVEDLSSIAEPGIFIVDDVAFIQDKTGFEIGEAILKKGIRKEYYLETRGDVLLRNKEVFRFWKELGMRYMFMGIEAIDEEGLKMHRKRTSLGKNFEALEFARSLGITVAINLIADPNWDRKRFEVVRQWCLEIPEIVNISVNTPYPGTESWLTESRKIQSRDYRLFDIQHAVLPTKLPLADFYAELVKTQQVLNMKHLGWQALKGTASIVARHLLHGQTNFLRMLWKFNSVYNPKLQMADHAQPVKYEMSLPPALEKGVMTNVLFIHEPLGRKGRELNDTTEEFVNETSMGKHL; from the coding sequence ATGAAACTTCTCGCAGTCCATCCAAGCTCCCTGATGTATACCAAAATCTATCTGCGGCTTGAGCCGTTGGGGCTCGAGCTTCTTGCCCAAGCCGCCAGGAAGGCGGGCCATGAGGTCTATCTGATCGATTTACAGGTCGAGACGCACCAGGACCTCTACAGGGTCATCGACCAGTGGAAACCGGATGCGGTGGCTTTTTCCCTGAATTATCTGGCCAATGTTCCAGAAGTTGTCGACCTTTCCAAAATGGCCAAGTCCAGGCGTCCCGAATCTTTTGTCTTTGTTGGAGGCCACAGCGCTTCCTTCGTCGCCAAGGACCTCCTCAGACACGCGGAGGGGGCGATCGACTGCGTCTTGAAGGGAGAGGGCGAAGCGGCGGTTGTTCCCCTTCTCCTCGCGGCGGAAAATGACCGGAGCGCGGTCATCAAGGTTCCCGGAGTCATTACCGAAGATGGCGATGGCCCTCCTCCCCTCTTTGTCGAAAGCCTCGATGACCTGAGGCCGGCGAGAGATCTTTTGAGACACCGGAAAAAGTACTTCATCGGCGCGCTTGATCCCTGCGCTTCCATCGAATTTGCGAGGGGCTGTCCATGGGACTGTTCATTCTGCAGCGCCTGGACTTTTTATGGACGAAGCTATCGGACAGTCAGCGCCGACCGGGCGGTCGAAGATCTGTCTTCCATCGCCGAGCCTGGCATCTTCATCGTGGACGACGTGGCCTTTATCCAGGATAAAACAGGCTTTGAGATCGGAGAAGCGATTCTGAAAAAAGGGATCCGGAAAGAATACTATCTCGAAACGAGAGGGGATGTCCTTCTCCGGAACAAGGAGGTGTTCCGCTTCTGGAAAGAACTTGGAATGCGTTACATGTTCATGGGGATTGAGGCGATCGATGAAGAGGGGTTGAAGATGCATCGGAAAAGGACATCCCTCGGCAAAAACTTCGAAGCCCTTGAGTTTGCCCGATCTCTTGGCATTACCGTCGCCATCAATCTGATCGCCGACCCGAACTGGGACCGGAAGCGATTCGAAGTCGTCAGGCAATGGTGTCTTGAAATCCCGGAAATCGTGAATATCAGCGTCAACACCCCTTATCCGGGGACAGAGAGCTGGCTGACCGAATCGCGAAAAATCCAGAGCAGGGATTACCGGCTTTTTGACATTCAGCATGCCGTATTGCCGACAAAGCTTCCCCTTGCCGATTTCTATGCCGAACTGGTCAAAACACAGCAGGTGCTCAACATGAAACACCTTGGATGGCAAGCCCTCAAGGGAACAGCCTCCATCGTGGCAAGACACCTCCTTCACGGTCAAACCAATTTTTTAAGGATGCTCTGGAAGTTCAACAGCGTCTACAATCCAAAACTTCAAATGGCCGATCACGCCCAGCCGGTCAAGTATGAAATGTCGCTCCCTCCTGCCCTGGAGAAAGGCGTCATGACAAACGTTCTCTTTATCCACGAGCCTCTCGGGAGAAAAGGGCGGGAACTCAATGACACGACTGAAGAGTTTGTCAATGAAACCAGCATGGGGAAACATCTGTAA
- a CDS encoding glycogen/starch/alpha-glucan phosphorylase — MSEKALGTPIPEEMIDSLKQLVSDHLTYSAGKDKINAKAHDWFVSLSHVARDKVVGELMSTMRSYYDQDVKRVYYFSLEFLMGRALSNSLDNLGLLDMAKQALKALSISPDDVFEAEPDAGLGNGGLGRLAACFLDSMATLGIPGFGYGIRYEYGMFFQRIQNGQQVESPDNWLRYGNPWEFPRPEVIYPVKFYGRVVEYADEKGVLRYHWMDTNDVMAMAYDTPVPGYMTDAVNNMRLWSAKASHDFELSYFNEGNYIKAVEDKNQSENISKVLYPDDSTLMGRELRLKQQYFFVAASLQDILYRFGKYHDNFDHLPEKVAIQLNDTHPSIAIVELMRILVDLKHLDWDRAFSITTRTFAYTNHTLMPEALETWPVELLETVLPRHMQIIYEINHRFLKEVRASYPGDNELLRRISIIDDGPPKKVRMAHLAFVGSHRVNGVAKIHTDLMKETIFSDLERFSPGKIINITNGITPRRWLKQANPGLSSLISGKIGPGWTKDLALLKKLIPLAEDGDFRTSFREVKQHNKECLASFIKNTLHLEVPADSLFDVQIKRMHEYKRQLLNVLHVVTRYQEIISSPGGDHQPRTVIFSGKAAPGYQMAKLIIRLINDVGEIVNHDHRVGSRLKVVFIPNYSVSNAEMIIPAADLSEQISTAGTEASGTGNMKLSLNGALTIGTLDGANIEIASEVGEENIFIFGMKAGEILHLKKTGYRPWEHYETQKDLKQAIDLIGSGYFSPDQPTLYKPIVDSLLSADPFFLLADYASYRNAQRAVDLAYRDQDRWARSSILNVANMGKFSSDRTILQYANEIWGARRIER, encoded by the coding sequence ATGAGTGAAAAAGCATTGGGTACCCCTATCCCAGAGGAGATGATCGATTCTCTGAAACAGCTTGTCTCGGATCATCTGACTTACTCTGCAGGGAAAGACAAAATCAATGCAAAAGCCCATGACTGGTTTGTGAGTCTCTCCCATGTGGCTCGGGACAAGGTCGTAGGAGAGCTCATGAGCACCATGAGGAGCTACTATGATCAGGACGTGAAGCGCGTCTATTATTTTTCCCTCGAGTTTCTCATGGGCCGGGCCCTTTCGAACAGTCTCGACAATCTCGGCCTTCTCGATATGGCCAAACAGGCGCTAAAGGCTCTTTCGATTTCTCCGGACGATGTTTTTGAGGCGGAACCCGACGCGGGACTTGGAAATGGAGGGCTTGGACGGCTTGCCGCCTGTTTTCTGGATTCCATGGCAACTCTCGGAATTCCCGGATTCGGGTACGGAATCCGCTATGAATATGGAATGTTTTTTCAGCGCATCCAGAACGGACAGCAAGTGGAGAGTCCGGACAACTGGCTACGCTACGGAAATCCCTGGGAGTTTCCGCGGCCGGAGGTCATTTATCCGGTCAAGTTTTATGGCCGGGTCGTGGAGTATGCCGATGAAAAGGGTGTTCTCCGCTATCACTGGATGGACACGAACGATGTCATGGCCATGGCCTACGATACTCCCGTTCCCGGATACATGACCGATGCCGTGAACAACATGCGGCTCTGGTCGGCCAAGGCTTCCCACGATTTTGAGCTCTCCTACTTCAATGAGGGGAACTATATCAAGGCTGTCGAAGATAAAAATCAGTCGGAGAATATCTCAAAAGTTCTCTATCCGGACGACTCCACTCTCATGGGCCGTGAGCTGCGCCTGAAACAGCAATACTTTTTTGTCGCGGCATCCCTCCAGGACATTCTCTACCGATTCGGAAAATACCATGACAATTTCGATCATCTTCCGGAAAAGGTGGCCATACAGCTGAACGATACCCATCCCTCCATCGCCATCGTCGAACTGATGCGCATCCTTGTCGACCTGAAACACCTCGACTGGGACAGGGCCTTTTCCATTACGACAAGAACATTTGCCTACACCAACCATACCCTGATGCCGGAAGCCCTTGAAACATGGCCGGTGGAGCTTCTGGAAACGGTTCTTCCAAGGCACATGCAAATCATCTATGAGATCAACCATCGTTTTCTGAAAGAAGTCCGGGCAAGCTACCCCGGCGACAACGAGCTTCTCAGGAGAATTTCGATCATCGATGATGGACCTCCCAAAAAGGTTCGGATGGCCCATCTGGCTTTTGTGGGGAGCCACCGGGTCAACGGTGTGGCAAAAATCCACACGGATCTCATGAAGGAGACCATCTTTTCGGATCTCGAGCGGTTTTCCCCGGGGAAAATCATCAATATCACCAACGGAATCACGCCAAGAAGATGGCTCAAACAGGCCAACCCCGGTCTTTCTTCCCTGATATCCGGGAAGATCGGTCCCGGGTGGACAAAGGATCTGGCTCTTTTAAAAAAATTGATCCCCCTGGCGGAAGACGGGGATTTCAGGACTTCATTCCGGGAGGTCAAGCAACACAACAAGGAGTGTCTTGCCTCTTTCATCAAAAATACACTTCATCTGGAGGTTCCGGCCGATTCCCTGTTCGACGTCCAGATCAAGCGAATGCACGAGTACAAGCGGCAACTCCTGAACGTTCTTCATGTCGTGACCCGATATCAGGAGATCATTTCTTCCCCCGGTGGGGACCATCAGCCCAGAACGGTCATTTTCTCGGGGAAGGCGGCTCCCGGCTACCAGATGGCCAAATTGATCATCCGTCTGATCAATGACGTTGGAGAGATCGTGAACCACGACCACAGGGTCGGTTCCCGGCTGAAGGTGGTCTTTATCCCCAATTACAGCGTCTCCAATGCCGAAATGATCATTCCTGCCGCAGATCTTTCGGAGCAGATCTCAACGGCCGGAACCGAAGCCTCCGGAACCGGAAACATGAAGCTTTCCCTAAACGGCGCCCTGACGATCGGAACTCTTGACGGGGCCAATATTGAAATCGCCTCCGAAGTTGGCGAGGAGAATATTTTTATCTTCGGGATGAAAGCAGGGGAGATTCTCCATCTGAAAAAAACCGGATATCGTCCATGGGAGCATTACGAAACACAAAAGGATCTGAAGCAGGCCATCGACCTGATCGGATCCGGTTACTTTTCTCCAGACCAGCCGACCCTTTACAAGCCGATCGTGGACTCTTTGCTGTCGGCCGATCCCTTTTTTCTCCTAGCGGATTACGCATCCTACAGAAATGCTCAGCGCGCTGTTGATCTGGCTTATCGGGATCAGGACCGATGGGCCCGGTCTTCGATTCTGAATGTCGCCAATATGGGAAAATTTTCAAGTGACAGGACGATTCTCCAGTATGCGAATGAAATCTGGGGAGCCCGTCGAATTGAACGATAA
- the purS gene encoding phosphoribosylformylglycinamidine synthase subunit PurS, which yields MTNTQVTPVKLKMTILVRIRPGILDPQGQAVCQALHDSGANEVESVRIGKIIEVIIEDKPFEDFAQVAKSFCESLLVNPLTEEFEILSIVPAPTSSSRTGSR from the coding sequence ATGACTAACACCCAAGTGACACCCGTAAAACTGAAAATGACCATTCTGGTCCGCATCCGTCCCGGAATCCTCGATCCCCAGGGACAGGCTGTCTGCCAGGCTCTCCATGATTCCGGAGCCAATGAGGTTGAATCGGTCCGGATCGGCAAGATTATCGAGGTGATCATCGAAGACAAACCGTTTGAAGACTTTGCACAGGTGGCAAAGTCGTTTTGCGAATCCCTTCTGGTGAACCCTTTGACAGAAGAATTTGAGATCCTCTCGATCGTTCCTGCACCAACATCTTCCTCAAGGACAGGATCCCGATAG
- a CDS encoding nucleotidyltransferase family protein, which yields MRLDEKTRMIIKNEVFRELGDKAVIHLFGSRADDTKRGGDIDLLIEPPVAVPNRIHAECRLAAALSIKLGGCRVDVLIKHETAVPPLIYAHAISEGMIL from the coding sequence ATGCGCCTAGATGAAAAAACACGCATGATCATAAAAAATGAAGTCTTCCGGGAGCTTGGGGATAAGGCTGTCATCCATCTTTTTGGAAGCCGTGCCGATGATACCAAGCGCGGAGGGGATATCGACCTGTTGATAGAGCCTCCCGTTGCCGTACCAAATCGCATTCATGCCGAATGCCGTCTTGCGGCCGCTCTTTCAATCAAGCTTGGCGGATGCAGGGTCGATGTTCTGATCAAACACGAAACGGCTGTTCCCCCGCTCATTTATGCCCATGCGATATCGGAGGGAATGATTTTGTGA
- a CDS encoding GNAT family N-acetyltransferase translates to MTIATDRDVPAILNLQAKAFLAHGKIFDVSLWTNETPGELLADLDQMTVMLARSADGEVLGSVRARELEGVWIIRKLSVSPDHQKRGIGRALVGVIEASAPKTCHKISVCTMLRLGDNVRFFLDCGYRPDYLMAGHYNRLDLICFRKNPERTQSR, encoded by the coding sequence TTGACCATTGCCACGGACCGGGATGTTCCTGCTATCCTTAATCTCCAGGCAAAGGCCTTTTTGGCTCATGGAAAGATCTTTGATGTTTCTCTCTGGACAAATGAAACGCCCGGGGAACTCCTGGCCGATCTTGATCAAATGACCGTCATGCTTGCCCGATCAGCGGATGGGGAGGTTCTCGGGTCGGTCAGGGCAAGGGAGCTCGAGGGGGTCTGGATCATCCGGAAGCTTTCGGTTTCCCCCGATCATCAGAAGAGGGGAATCGGCAGGGCCCTGGTCGGAGTCATCGAAGCCTCTGCCCCGAAAACTTGCCACAAGATCTCGGTCTGCACGATGCTCAGGCTCGGGGACAATGTCCGATTTTTTCTGGACTGCGGCTACAGGCCGGACTACCTGATGGCCGGCCACTACAATCGACTCGATCTCATCTGTTTTCGAAAAAATCCAGAAAGGACCCAGAGTCGATGA
- a CDS encoding ketopantoate reductase family protein, with protein MRILILGAGGIGGYLGARLHEAGGDVTFLVRSGRKTLLMDRGLKVNSPFGDLHVQVKLLTAGECKDPFDIVLLSSKSYDLDSAIEAIAPAMGDESLVIPFLNGFSHLERLDSVFGKQRVGGGVAQIAVTMSPEGEIVHLNRSHSFTIGARVLEQAEPILELGDLFKCARLESRVSENIEQEMWEKFVFISTLAGATCLMRADTGTILETDGGERLILGILGECEKTAAVNGHGMPEGKLSLYRDQLLKKNSRATSSMLRDIEQGKPTEGEHIIGDMLKRGRLGGLVMPFLEITNGHLQAYERMRIRG; from the coding sequence ATGCGGATATTGATATTGGGAGCCGGTGGAATCGGCGGTTATCTGGGGGCGAGACTTCATGAAGCCGGGGGGGATGTGACCTTTCTGGTCCGAAGCGGTCGAAAAACGCTTCTGATGGACCGTGGTCTCAAGGTGAACAGTCCTTTTGGAGATCTTCATGTCCAGGTGAAACTTTTAACAGCGGGAGAATGCAAAGACCCCTTTGATATCGTTCTCCTCTCCTCGAAATCCTACGACCTGGATTCAGCGATCGAAGCCATCGCCCCGGCGATGGGGGATGAGAGTCTTGTCATACCCTTTTTGAACGGGTTTTCTCATCTGGAACGTCTTGATTCTGTTTTCGGCAAACAACGCGTCGGCGGAGGGGTTGCCCAGATTGCGGTTACGATGTCTCCTGAAGGGGAGATCGTTCATCTGAACAGATCACATTCTTTTACTATTGGAGCTCGGGTTCTGGAGCAAGCCGAACCGATTTTGGAATTGGGAGATCTTTTCAAATGCGCCAGGCTGGAATCGAGAGTTTCTGAAAACATCGAACAGGAGATGTGGGAGAAGTTTGTTTTCATCTCCACCCTGGCGGGAGCCACTTGCCTGATGCGGGCAGACACCGGAACGATTCTCGAAACGGATGGTGGGGAACGATTGATTCTGGGGATTTTGGGGGAATGCGAAAAGACGGCCGCAGTGAATGGCCATGGAATGCCGGAGGGGAAACTCTCGCTCTACCGGGACCAGCTATTGAAGAAAAACTCCAGGGCAACCTCTTCCATGCTCAGGGATATTGAACAGGGGAAACCAACGGAAGGGGAGCACATCATAGGGGACATGCTCAAAAGAGGTCGTCTTGGGGGTCTTGTCATGCCCTTTCTGGAGATCACAAATGGTCATCTTCAGGCATATGAACGCATGAGGATTCGCGGATAA
- a CDS encoding isoaspartyl peptidase/L-asparaginase family protein, with the protein MTPLILLHCGLGTQETPTSREFLARTLLAAKGFLLEGESALSISWMVVSELEKSGLFNAGLGAISQDDGVVRRDVGTMNGKDLKSLGLMSLVATPSPMDLLVRLYGRTRHVLLSGVMAESWGVRHHISTPGKLSLPSEKAMAIWDQKMGNPGGGTVGAVVRDIDGHVAATTSTGGMGDMLPGRIGDSSVPGAGYYADDELGAISMTGHGEGILAMSMGIRLLEAHQSAENPIVARNNCQKIMDSLERRTSYQAGAILVSQKNGPLVLHLGDRMLTGYLSEKETLLIRDQWPGQSIPDPLQTLSGP; encoded by the coding sequence ATGACTCCCCTGATTTTGCTTCACTGTGGCCTGGGAACCCAGGAAACGCCAACCTCCCGAGAGTTCCTTGCCCGAACCCTTTTGGCGGCTAAGGGTTTTCTTCTGGAAGGAGAGAGCGCCCTTTCCATTTCCTGGATGGTGGTTTCCGAGCTTGAAAAATCCGGTCTTTTCAACGCAGGGCTTGGTGCCATCTCTCAAGATGACGGAGTGGTCAGGCGGGACGTGGGAACGATGAACGGGAAGGACCTCAAATCCCTGGGACTCATGTCTCTGGTCGCCACGCCGAGCCCCATGGATCTCCTTGTCAGGCTATACGGGCGTACCCGCCATGTCCTTCTCTCGGGAGTGATGGCCGAGAGCTGGGGCGTCAGACATCATATCTCCACTCCCGGCAAACTTTCTCTTCCCTCGGAAAAAGCCATGGCCATCTGGGATCAAAAAATGGGTAATCCCGGAGGGGGAACGGTCGGAGCGGTTGTCCGGGATATCGATGGACATGTTGCGGCAACGACATCGACCGGGGGCATGGGGGACATGTTGCCCGGGAGAATCGGTGACAGCTCCGTTCCTGGTGCCGGCTATTATGCCGATGATGAGTTGGGCGCCATCTCGATGACCGGACATGGGGAGGGGATACTGGCCATGTCGATGGGTATCCGCCTGCTGGAGGCACACCAGTCGGCAGAAAACCCCATTGTGGCCCGCAATAACTGCCAGAAAATCATGGACTCTCTGGAAAGAAGAACCTCCTATCAGGCCGGGGCCATTTTGGTGAGTCAGAAGAATGGCCCGCTTGTCCTTCATCTGGGAGACAGGATGCTGACAGGATACCTGTCGGAAAAAGAGACCCTCCTGATCAGGGATCAATGGCCCGGACAAAGTATTCCGGATCCGCTTCAAACACTTTCGGGTCCGTGA
- a CDS encoding SDR family NAD(P)-dependent oxidoreductase: MHERTAIVTGSTSGIGREVAMGLLEEGYTVLVTGRRAALLEDVLEKARKNDLKAISHVADLSTEEGILSLIRKGQSALPHIDILVNNAGGLVFAPIENITDKDYETLMSVNLRAPFLLSRAFLPEMKKRGSGLIVNISSVAGTEAWEGSSLYSMTKFALRGLTGSLLAEGAPHGVKAFAICPGYVATPMVSGAPVPLKEMIQPNDILKTIRYVRDLSPYAVSPEILLNRLGAFS, from the coding sequence ATGCATGAAAGAACAGCGATTGTAACGGGATCGACCTCCGGGATCGGACGGGAGGTCGCCATGGGCCTTCTCGAGGAAGGCTATACGGTCCTTGTAACGGGACGGAGAGCGGCGCTTCTGGAAGACGTACTGGAAAAAGCCAGGAAAAACGATCTGAAGGCCATTTCTCATGTGGCGGATCTCTCGACGGAAGAAGGGATCCTGAGCCTGATCCGGAAGGGACAGTCGGCACTCCCCCATATCGATATCCTCGTCAACAATGCCGGTGGTCTCGTCTTCGCGCCGATTGAGAACATCACGGACAAGGACTACGAAACATTGATGTCAGTGAATCTTCGCGCTCCGTTTCTTCTCTCCCGGGCATTTCTTCCGGAGATGAAAAAAAGGGGCAGCGGACTGATTGTCAACATCTCCTCCGTTGCCGGAACAGAGGCGTGGGAAGGATCCTCCCTGTACTCCATGACCAAGTTTGCACTTCGGGGATTGACCGGGTCCCTACTGGCCGAAGGGGCTCCCCACGGGGTAAAAGCCTTTGCCATTTGTCCGGGGTATGTCGCAACTCCCATGGTTTCGGGGGCGCCCGTTCCGCTGAAGGAGATGATCCAGCCGAACGATATTCTGAAGACGATCCGTTACGTGCGGGATCTTTCCCCTTATGCCGTTTCTCCCGAGATTCTTCTGAACCGTCTGGGCGCGTTTTCATGA
- a CDS encoding DMT family transporter has protein sequence MAEKEVISSSASILKKQHIGIVFVIISAICFAMKGILAKLAYREGVGPDTLLTLRMISALPVYLFGIFWFARKTPGEKPALWSRDFLWILLLGLLGFDISSVLDFDGLALISAGEERLVLFLYPTFVIFLAWIFTRRKIGSREIYASGLAYGGIVIVTHQTSGPSHGSMTGILLVLGSGLFYAIYLLGVEDLVKRVNPLWLTSVVMITATLAIMIQSMAIGSLHVDKINGKVLELGILMGIFSTAVPTFLMSQGIAYIGASRAAILSFLGPVATLFLAMMFLGEKVSVQEALGSVMVFAGVILISLKKRSASQEKMDFPDGPEKGLAEEAIQKTMG, from the coding sequence ATGGCCGAAAAGGAAGTGATTTCAAGCTCCGCATCCATTTTAAAAAAACAGCATATTGGCATCGTATTTGTCATCATCTCGGCAATCTGTTTTGCCATGAAAGGCATTTTGGCAAAACTGGCCTACAGGGAAGGCGTCGGACCGGATACCCTTCTCACACTCAGGATGATTTCGGCTCTCCCGGTCTATCTCTTTGGCATATTCTGGTTTGCGCGAAAAACACCCGGAGAAAAACCGGCACTCTGGAGCCGGGATTTCCTCTGGATCCTCCTTCTCGGGCTTCTCGGGTTTGATATCTCAAGCGTCCTGGACTTTGACGGGCTTGCCCTGATCAGTGCGGGGGAAGAACGTCTTGTATTGTTCCTTTATCCGACCTTTGTCATCTTTCTGGCCTGGATCTTTACCAGAAGGAAGATTGGATCCCGGGAGATTTATGCCAGTGGACTGGCTTATGGGGGAATTGTGATCGTCACCCATCAAACGTCAGGACCCTCCCATGGAAGCATGACAGGAATCCTTCTCGTCCTGGGAAGCGGACTTTTCTATGCCATCTATCTGCTTGGAGTCGAGGATCTTGTCAAAAGGGTCAACCCCCTCTGGCTGACCTCTGTGGTCATGATCACCGCAACTCTGGCCATCATGATCCAGTCGATGGCCATCGGATCCCTCCATGTCGACAAGATTAACGGAAAAGTCCTGGAACTCGGGATCCTGATGGGAATCTTTTCGACAGCTGTTCCAACTTTTTTGATGTCGCAGGGAATTGCCTATATCGGGGCGAGCCGGGCAGCCATCCTGTCTTTTCTCGGACCGGTGGCGACTCTTTTTCTGGCGATGATGTTTTTGGGGGAAAAGGTATCTGTCCAGGAAGCGTTGGGTTCGGTCATGGTCTTCGCCGGCGTCATCCTGATTTCTCTGAAGAAACGTTCTGCATCTCAAGAAAAAATGGATTTTCCGGATGGACCTGAAAAGGGATTGGCGGAAGAAGCCATTCAAAAAACCATGGGATGA
- a CDS encoding Slp family lipoprotein — translation MIHDVPSSSPRSKRKNASFLWAFTAFSVLSFSGGCSYFDPPPFSGNEVKWADRSILFREVERHPHALEGQHVILGGVIISVKREGLLGQVDVREYPLGKELHPDHDKPSMGTFEILTDEPLPEDRYKAGRDVEVMGTVTSPVKRKLLDGTEKVIPVIRAHHIHAAAPPPPPMPYDEMMGPMDGGFGGFGGGMYPGMMPGMGFPGFF, via the coding sequence ATGATCCACGATGTCCCTTCTTCCTCCCCCAGAAGCAAAAGAAAAAACGCCTCGTTTTTATGGGCCTTCACGGCGTTTTCTGTTTTGTCTTTTTCGGGAGGCTGCTCTTATTTCGATCCCCCGCCATTTAGTGGCAATGAAGTCAAGTGGGCGGACCGCTCGATTCTTTTCAGGGAGGTGGAACGTCATCCCCATGCGCTCGAAGGGCAGCATGTCATTCTTGGTGGTGTGATCATCAGCGTCAAGCGGGAAGGACTTCTGGGGCAGGTCGATGTCCGGGAGTACCCTCTTGGAAAGGAACTGCACCCGGATCATGACAAGCCGTCGATGGGCACCTTCGAGATCCTGACCGACGAGCCTCTTCCTGAAGACCGCTACAAGGCGGGAAGGGATGTGGAGGTCATGGGAACGGTCACCAGTCCGGTCAAGAGAAAGCTGCTTGATGGAACCGAAAAGGTTATCCCCGTCATCCGGGCACATCATATTCATGCCGCGGCTCCGCCACCACCTCCCATGCCCTATGATGAAATGATGGGTCCAATGGATGGAGGTTTCGGAGGATTTGGCGGAGGCATGTATCCTGGCATGATGCCGGGGATGGGTTTCCCGGGTTTCTTCTAG